A genomic window from Chanodichthys erythropterus isolate Z2021 chromosome 1, ASM2448905v1, whole genome shotgun sequence includes:
- the hrh2a gene encoding histamine receptor H2a — translation MTSQIALAVTLSVLILLTVSGNILVCLAVYSTRRLRNVTNCFIVSLAITDFLLGALVLPFSTLYQVTGEWPLGAHFCNIYISLDVMLCTASILNLFAISLDRYFAVTAPLRYPMLLLPWRVGVILATIWLVSVGVSFVPIHLGWNTRDLSVQNIREGDPARDCRFELNPTYVLVDAFATFYLPLVAMCWSYHRVFLIARMQAKRNISTRRGSSLSPGATILALREHKATVTLAAVLGAFVVCWFPYFTFFTIMGIRNEDNPPRTAQSVVLWLGYANSALNPVLYAMLNRDFRSAYTKLLCGGQRCKTRMRTPISAMEEGLMSRHAPPPLKEGLQPRTCVLLQEIENGKKVDSNTTTGATVTIVANGN, via the coding sequence ATGACATCTCAGATAGCGCTAGCTGTAACGCTCTCCGTTCTTATCCTTCTCACAGTCAGTGGGAATATTTTGGTTTGCCTGGCTGTGTACTCTACGAGACGCCTGCGTAACGTCACCAACTGCTTCATCGTCTCGCTAGCAATTACAGACTTTCTACTGGGTGCCCTCGTGCTGCCATTTTCCACGCTTTACCAAGTTACGGGTGAATGGCCACTGGGGGCGCACTTCTGCAACATCTACATTTCGTTGGATGTCATGCTGTGCACTGCCTCCATACTAAATCTCTTCGCTATCAGCTTGGATCGTTACTTTGCGGTCACCGCCCCGCTGCGCTATCCAATGCTTCTGCTTCCGTGGCGCGTTGGCGTGATTTTAGCGACAATCTGGCTGGTTTCGGTAGGCGTTTCGTTTGTACCCATCCACCTGGGCTGGAATACGCGTGACTTGAGCGTGCAAAATATTCGAGAGGGCGACCCTGCGCGAGACTGCCGATTCGAGTTGAATCCAACGTACGTATTGGTCGATGCCTTTGCGACGTTTTATCTCCCCCTGGTGGCCATGTGCTGGAGCTACCACCGAGTTTTTCTCATTGCAAGGATGCAGGCGAAACGGAACATTTCTACTCGACGGGGTTCGTCGTTGTCACCAGGCGCGACGATTCTTGCACTGCGTGAACACAAAGCCACAGTGACACTTGCGGCGGTGCTGGGTGCATTCGTGGTGTGCTGGTTCccatatttcacatttttcacGATAATGGGGATACGCAACGAAGACAATCCGCCACGGACGGCGCAGTCGGTGGTGCTTTGGCTAGGATATGCAAACTCTGCATTAAATCCCGTACTTTACGCCATGCTCAACAGAGACTTCAGGTCCGCTTACACCAAGCTGCTCTGTGGAGGACAAAGGTGTAAAACACGGATGAGAACACCGATATCAGCAATGGAGGAGGGGCTAATGAGTAGACACGCCCCTCCTCCACTAAAGGAAGGGCTTCAGCCTAGAACTTGTGTGCTGCTGCAAGAGATTGAAAACGGGAAGAAGGTCGATAGCAACACAACAACTGGTGCTACAGTTACCATTGTAGCTAATGGGaattaa